A genomic region of Staphylococcus roterodami contains the following coding sequences:
- the rpsB gene encoding 30S ribosomal protein S2: MAVISMKQLLEAGVHFGHQTRRWNPKMKKYIFTERNGIYIIDLQKTVKKVDEAYNFLKQVSEDGGQVLFVGTKKQAQESVKSEAERAGQFYINQRWLGGLLTNYKTISKRIKRISEIEKMEEDGLFEVLPKKEVVELKKEYDRLIKFLGGIRDMKSMPQALFVVDPRKERNAIAEARKLNIPIVGIVDTNCDPDEIDYVIPANDDAIRAVKLLTAKMADAILEGQQGVSNEEVAAEQNIDLDEKEKSEETEATEE, translated from the coding sequence ATGGCAGTAATTTCAATGAAACAATTACTAGAAGCGGGTGTACACTTCGGTCACCAAACACGTCGTTGGAACCCAAAAATGAAAAAATATATCTTCACTGAGAGAAATGGTATTTATATCATCGACTTACAAAAAACAGTGAAAAAAGTAGACGAAGCTTATAACTTCTTGAAACAAGTTTCAGAAGATGGCGGACAAGTCTTATTCGTAGGTACAAAAAAACAAGCACAAGAATCAGTTAAATCTGAAGCAGAGCGTGCTGGTCAATTCTACATTAACCAAAGATGGTTAGGTGGATTATTAACTAACTATAAAACAATCTCTAAACGAATTAAACGTATTTCTGAAATTGAAAAAATGGAAGAAGATGGTTTATTCGAAGTATTACCTAAAAAAGAAGTTGTAGAACTTAAAAAAGAATACGACCGTTTAATCAAATTCTTAGGCGGAATTCGTGATATGAAATCAATGCCTCAAGCATTATTCGTAGTTGACCCACGTAAAGAGCGTAACGCGATTGCTGAAGCTCGTAAATTAAATATTCCTATCGTAGGTATCGTTGACACTAACTGTGATCCTGACGAAATTGACTACGTAATCCCAGCAAACGACGATGCTATCCGTGCGGTTAAATTATTAACTGCTAAAATGGCAGATGCAATCTTAGAAGGTCAACAAGGCGTTTCTAACGAAGAAGTAGCTGCAGAACAAAACATCGATTTAGATGAAAAAGAAAAATCAGAAGAAACAGAAGCAACTGAAGAATAA
- the tsf gene encoding translation elongation factor Ts, which translates to MATISAKLVKELREKTGAGMMDCKKALTETEGDIDKAIDYLREKGIAKAAKKADRIAAEGLVHVETKGNEAVIVEINSETDFVARNEGFQELVKEIANQVLDTKAETVEALMETTLPNGKSVDERIKEAISTIGEKLSVRRFAIRTKTDNDSFGAYLHMGGRIGVLTVVEGSTDEEAARDVAMHIAAINPKYVSSEQVSEEEINHEREVLKQQALNEGKPENIVEKMVEGRLRKYLQEICAVDQDFVKNPDVTVEAFLKTKGGKLVDFVRYEVGEGMEKREENFADEVKGQMK; encoded by the coding sequence ATGGCAACTATTTCAGCAAAACTTGTTAAAGAACTACGTGAAAAAACTGGCGCAGGTATGATGGATTGTAAAAAAGCGCTAACTGAAACTGAAGGCGATATCGATAAAGCGATTGATTACTTACGTGAAAAAGGTATTGCTAAAGCAGCTAAAAAAGCAGACCGTATTGCGGCTGAAGGTTTAGTACACGTTGAAACTAAAGGTAACGAAGCAGTAATCGTTGAAATTAACTCTGAAACTGACTTTGTTGCTCGTAACGAAGGATTCCAAGAGTTAGTAAAAGAAATTGCTAACCAAGTATTAGATACAAAAGCAGAAACTGTAGAAGCTTTAATGGAAACAACTTTACCAAACGGTAAATCAGTTGATGAAAGAATTAAAGAAGCAATTTCAACAATTGGTGAAAAATTAAGCGTTCGTCGTTTTGCAATCAGAACTAAAACTGATAACGATTCATTCGGTGCATACTTACACATGGGCGGTCGTATTGGAGTATTAACTGTTGTTGAAGGTTCTACTGATGAAGAAGCAGCGAGAGACGTTGCAATGCATATTGCTGCAATCAATCCTAAATATGTTTCTTCTGAACAAGTAAGCGAAGAAGAAATCAATCATGAAAGAGAAGTATTAAAACAACAAGCATTAAATGAAGGTAAACCAGAAAACATCGTTGAAAAAATGGTGGAAGGACGTTTACGTAAATATTTACAAGAAATTTGTGCTGTAGACCAAGACTTCGTTAAAAACCCAGATGTAACAGTTGAAGCTTTCTTGAAAACAAAAGGTGGAAAACTTGTTGACTTCGTACGTTATGAAGTAGGCGAAGGTATGGAAAAACGTGAAGAAAACTTTGCGGATGAAGTAAAAGGACAAATGAAATAA
- the pyrH gene encoding UMP kinase has translation MAQISKYKRVVLKLSGEALAGEKGFGINPVIIKSVAEQVAEVAKMDCEIAVIVGGGNIWRGKTGSDLGMDRGTADYMGMLATVMNALALQDSLEQLDCDTRVLTSIEMKQVAEPYIRRRAIRHLEKKRVVIFAAGIGNPYFSTDTTAALRAAEVEADVILMGKNNVDGVYSADPKVNKDAVKYEHLTHIQMLQEGLQVMDSTASSFCMDNNIPLTVFSIMEEGNIKRAVMGEKIGTLITK, from the coding sequence ATGGCTCAAATTTCTAAATATAAACGTGTAGTTTTGAAACTAAGTGGTGAAGCGTTAGCAGGAGAAAAAGGATTTGGCATAAATCCAGTAATTATTAAAAGTGTTGCTGAACAAGTTGCAGAAGTTGCTAAAATGGATTGTGAAATCGCAGTTATTGTTGGTGGCGGAAACATTTGGAGAGGTAAAACAGGTAGTGACTTAGGTATGGACCGTGGTACTGCAGATTACATGGGTATGCTTGCAACAGTTATGAATGCATTAGCATTACAAGATAGTCTAGAACAATTAGATTGCGATACAAGAGTATTAACATCTATAGAAATGAAACAAGTTGCAGAACCTTACATTCGTCGTCGTGCAATTAGACACTTAGAAAAGAAACGTGTAGTTATTTTTGCTGCAGGTATTGGTAATCCATACTTCTCTACAGATACAACGGCAGCTTTACGTGCTGCAGAAGTTGAAGCTGATGTTATTTTAATGGGTAAAAACAATGTGGATGGCGTTTACTCAGCAGATCCTAAAGTGAACAAAGACGCAGTTAAGTATGAACATTTAACTCATATTCAAATGCTTCAAGAAGGTTTACAAGTTATGGATTCAACAGCATCATCATTCTGCATGGACAATAACATCCCATTAACTGTTTTCTCTATTATGGAAGAAGGAAATATCAAACGTGCCGTGATGGGTGAAAAAATAGGTACGTTAATTACAAAATAA
- the frr gene encoding ribosome recycling factor: MSDIISETRSRMQKSIESLSRELANISAGRANSNLLNGVTVDYYGAPTPVQQLASINVPEARLLVISPYDKTSVADIEKAIIAANLGVNPTSDGEVIRIAVPALTEERRKERVKDVKKIGEEAKVSVRNIRRDMNDQLKKDEKNGEITEDELRTGTEDVQKATDNSIKEIDKMIADKEKDIMSV, encoded by the coding sequence ATGAGCGACATTATTAGTGAAACTAGATCAAGAATGCAAAAATCAATCGAAAGTTTATCTCGTGAATTAGCGAATATTAGTGCTGGACGTGCTAATTCAAACTTATTAAATGGTGTAACAGTTGATTACTATGGCGCACCAACGCCTGTACAACAATTGGCAAGCATAAATGTTCCGGAAGCACGTTTGCTTGTAATTTCTCCATATGATAAAACTTCTGTTGCCGATATTGAGAAAGCGATTATTGCAGCGAACCTAGGTGTAAATCCTACAAGTGATGGCGAAGTAATTCGTATCGCAGTCCCTGCTTTAACAGAAGAGCGCAGAAAAGAACGCGTTAAAGACGTTAAGAAAATTGGTGAAGAAGCAAAAGTATCTGTTCGAAACATTCGTCGTGATATGAATGATCAATTGAAAAAAGATGAGAAGAACGGTGAAATTACCGAAGATGAACTAAGAACTGGTACTGAAGATGTCCAAAAAGCAACAGACAACTCAATAAAAGAAATTGATAAAATGATTGCTGATAAAGAAAAAGATATTATGTCAGTATAA